The Chitinophaga caeni genome segment CGACAAATTTGTAAAACGCCCACGGCGCTTTTGGGTGGATGTTAAAAAGCAACCATAAGTCTAAATTATGAGGATAATGAATGTAAACATATTAATAGTCGCGGCTGTGCTAAGTTTCGGCGCCTGTAGTAAAAGTGACGATAAAACAACGACGAACCCGCCGGTAGAAGATACCGTGAAAACAGGCTTTAAAACCTTGGATTATCTTTATAGTATTTCCGGTAAGAAAACTTTGGCCGGCATTCATAACCGGGAACCCAACAGCACCCCGGCCCGGTGGACGAACGAAATTCAGAAAACAACCGGGAAATATCCCGCGTTATGGAGCGGTGATTTCCTTTTCCAGCAAGATAATATCGATAACCGCCAGTTGATGATCAACGAAGCAATTGCACAATGGGAGAAAGGCGCGGTAGTTAATATTATGTGGCATGCATGCAACCCGGCTAACAGTGAACCTTGCGGTTGGGATGATGGAAGCGGGGTACTCAGCGAGTTGACGAATGAGCAATGGAATGATCTGATCACTGATGGAACCGAATTAAACAAACGCTGGAAGGCCAGGGTTGATGAAATTTGCGTCTATTTACAACAGTTGAAAGATGCTGGTGTAGAAGTACTGTGGCGGCCAATGCACGAAATGAACCAGGGCAAATTCTGGTGGGCCGGGAGAACGGGCGCTAACGGCACGCGCAAACTTTGGCAGATCATGCATGACTATATGACTAAAACAAAAGGATTGGATAACCTGATCTGGGTTTGGGATATACAAGATTTCGGCTCATTGGCTTCCGATGCGGTAGACTACTATCCCGGCGATGATTATTTCGATATCGCTGCCCTGGATGTATATGATGGCAGCGGTTATACCCAGGCTAAATACGAAGTAATGGTAAAAGCAGCCAAAGGTAAACCGATTGCTATAGGCGAATGCGACCGCTTGCCTACGGCTAACGAATTAAAAACACAGTCCAGGTGGACATTCTTCATGAGTTGGTCGGAGTTGACTTATGATAAAAATTCCAATACTGAATTACAAGCATTATATTCGGCTAATAATATCATTACACTGGATCAAATGCCCGGATGGAAATAAAATATATTTACATCAAATATTTGTGTGTCGCCCTGTTGTTCTGCCACTTTAGTTTAAAAGTACAGGCGCAACAGGGCGGCGCTACTTTATATGAACCGGGTTGGCAGGTATCAGTAGCGCCATATTATAGCATTAAGCAGATGCATTGGTCCGTTGCGGGTAATACTTCCGGAATGAACCCGAACATTTTGTCTGAACTTAAATGGAAGTCGGTTCAAAGCATCGGTGGCGGCATTGAAATAAAGAAAAGAATTTATAACAACCTTTGGGGGCAAGTTGCTTTTTATAAAGCTGGTACTGTTGCAGGGAATGCAACGGATGCCGATTATCGATCTGATTATCGGCAGGATCGAACTTACTTTGACCGGTTTGATGCGTCCAGGGGATTTGAGTGGCTGTTTACGCCCGGAGTTGCATATCTGCTTAAAATCAATAGATATAATTCCCTAAACATTTACGCAGGGTATTATTTAAACAAGGAAAAGTATTACCTACTTCCTCAAGGCGGGAATACGCGCAGTGATTTAAAAACTACATACCAGCCTACTTGGAAAGCTTGGAGCGTAGGCTTCACCTATCAATTAAATATCAATCCCAATTGGAACATCTCCCCTTCATTCACTTATAGACAACTCGATTATGATGCGGCGGCCAACTGGAATTTAATCGAGGATTTTCAGCACCCCGTCAGTTTCGAGCATTATGCCAAGGGATTTGAGATCCAACCTCAACTTGATCTTTCCTATTTCATAAAGAATGGAACTGCGCTCACTTTTAGAGTACAATATGCACATGCAGCAACGGGACACGGATCCGAAGCATTGTACTTGGTAAACGGAGAAACGCGGGCTACCAGGCTGAACGGGGTAACTAGGGATCGATTTGGGTTGAGCCTGCTCACCGGGATCTACGGGAAAAAATAAAAATCCCGGGACGATTCATCCCGGGACCAGCTCAAAGTGAACTTAACTCAACCTAAAAAGTTTGCATGTTATACATCTCGATCTGTTGACCGCTATGCGAACCGCCGCCGTACCAGTGATTCGTACCAACGAAATAGTACCACAGGTTGTAGTAGCTGCCGCTATTGTTCGTTAGCGTGAATTTGTAATTACCATCAACGTAGAAATCTACCATGTGCGTATTACTACTGCGGGCTTGGCATTTGAAGGTATGGTAACCATTATCATTTACCGAGATGGTCTGGTAAATGTATGCTCCGCCACCTTGCAGGTAACCTTTCAAAGTATTATCGTTGAGGGTTTTCACGAAGCCCATCTCGTTCCCGGTCCAGCTACTAACATTATCGCAAACGAATACGGCCTGCTCGCTCGCACCGCTATATGCGCTGCTACCGCCTTTGAAGCAGCCGTAGAACTGCATGCCGTTCGCGGTTTGGCCGGAGCTTTGTTGCGCAGCATTAATGTCGGTACCGCAGGTGCCTACAGGAACGCAAATGCCATCGGAGCCGCTGATCAGGTAGGGCAACGAACTACAGGTAGTCCACAAGTTGAACGCGCTTTGCGGGATCGCTGCACGTGCGATCGTGGAATTGTCTTCGTCTTGGGGTAAGGGCTTTACATCTTTTTTACAAGCCGATCCTAGCAAGAGGATAATAAGTGACAATGAGGTCATTTTTTTCATAACATATATTTTAATGGAACAAAAACGAATGATTGTGGCATACGTTTCCCATTACAATAATTCATGTTTATGCTAAAATGAATTATTGCATTTACATTATCATTTCACTTTAATGCCTTTAACGGGCAGGAGAGAAGATCAATAGGGCTTCTTCTTTCCCACGGATAGTATGCTGGGGAAGCGAAATGACGCCCCCGGCAGATTGCTCGAATGAACTTTTTGTAAACGAATGATCTTTGGTTGAAAATAATACTAATTGGGTCTTCTTCGGTAAATCAACTTTTATCCTGAGATCTTGGTGTTGTGCTGTATTGTTCAATAAATAAACATAATATTCATCGCCGCAACGCATCCCGAATGCTTGTACATTCCAGGCATCTACTGTCAATGGTTCAAATTGACCTTTCCCGGCTTGCAACATCCGTTCGCTAATCATTCGAACGCCCTTCAAGTAGGGCATCATGTTTTGATTATCGAATAATTCCCACCACCAGGACATCGGGAGTATCGGTGTTGGGCTGAATAAACCGTACCATAAGCCTCTTTTGTAATCAAACACGGCTTCCGTGGCATACTTGGGGTCTTGATCTTCCCAACGGTAGCCAAACTCCCCAACAACATAAGGTTTGCCGAATGTTTGTATATAAGCCGGGTAAATGGCCGGTATTTTTTCAGTATGCTTGTAAATATGTTTCTGGTTAAAATCGATATAGGCGATGGAATTCATTCCCAAAATATCCCGGTGCGAAATACTGGTACTGACCAGGTGTTTATAAGGATCGATGTCCTTTAAATACCGGCTCATTTCTTGGTGCCACTGTGTTACATCAACCGGTTTGATCAATAAACTATCTTGCTGGGTAAATACGGCGTTGTCTACCTCGTTGAAAAACTCCCAAACGGCAATACTCGGGCTGTAACCCCAGCGGGCCACTATGTACCTCAGGCGATTTTTATATTGCTCCTGTGCTTTTTGCATCGTGAAAAAATCGGAGGGTGTTTTTGCAGGGCCTCCATTAGCAATATTGTAATTGCTATTTTTCCAACCACCTTTGTCCATCAGGTGACCATGCCAATCCATCGCTAGCATAAAATGCAAGTGCAGTGAATCGCACATGCGCACCAATTGATCCATCCTGCGGATGCCGCCTTCATTGAAATAGCTTTCACTATTTTGATAACGCTTGGTGCTACGGACTTTTTTCCATTCCAAGGGCAGGTTCCAATAACACATCCATGTCCGGAAAAAATTACCGCCGTTTTCAGCTAGCTTGGGCAAAAGGTAGTCATACGTCCATTTATCATCTTCGAAGGATCTTGATTCCCAGGCGATATTTTCTCCTACACCCCTGAACAGGCTGCCGTCATCGTATTGAAACGTCCACAAATCATGGCTATGAATAAATCCTTTGCCATTACCTGCTGTTACAGAAAATGTTGCATCGGCAGAGCTTAATGCCTCTTTTCCATTGACAACTTGGAATTGGTAATGATAGGTGCCGCTACTTTGCGGTGTAAACCTTGCCTTCCATGTACCACCTTGATCCAATGGATCAAAAAAGCAGGGCAGGTAAAGCGGTAAACCCCGGGGATCGGTGAGTAACATGTTGAGTTGCACTTGTTGCTGATCGTACGGATTTGTAAAATCAGCCGTAAAGTCAACTACCCATTCCGCTAGTTGATATTGTTTGATATGTTGTGTTTCCTGGTGGATCTTGTTAAATTTTATTTGTGCATCAGATTGAAAATACAAGCCTATAAGCGCTAATAACAGCATGCAACCAAAACGACTTCTCATGAAAATATGCTATAATTTAATTACCGGGAGAATGATTCAATACGTGGATAGATCGATCACTACGGGTCTACAATATCGATCAACGGTACAAAAATACTAAAGCATGTATATGCTGTTTGATGCTTTCTTGATAAATTATTATGTTATCCGGAGCTGGTTACTTGATGGTTTTTTTACTGTTGACAAACTCCTTTGGCCCCATTCCGAATTGCTTGATAAAACATTTGTCGAAATAAGAATGGCTGTTAAAGCCCACTTCCAGGGCTATTTGGCTAATGCTCATATTGCCGTCTAATAATAATTGCACACTTTTCCGTAACCTGATGGCCTTGATAAACTCGTGTACCGTTTGACCGGTAAGTGATTTTACCTTGTTATACAACAAGGTTCGGCTGATAAACATCGCTTTACAAACCTGTTTGGCATCTAGCTCGGGGTTTGACACCTGGCTTTCAATATAACGGATCAGCTCATCCAAAAACTGTTGATCTACTTCACTCAACAACTCTTTTCCGGCTAAACTATGTTCTTGATCCTGGAAGATTTGTTCGCGGATGCCCTTGTAAAGACTATCCTGTTTTTGCAGGATATTGAGTAATAGCTGGGTTAATATTTCCTGTTGCACCGGTTTTACCAGGAAGGCCTCGGCGCCGGCTTCGTAGCTATTGGCTTGGATGGTGGCGTCAGACTGGCTGGTTAATATGATAACGGGGATATGGCTGGTTGCTTTTTGTGCTTTTAGCTGCTTGCAAAATGTAAGACCGTCAGTATTAGGCATTAACAAATCTGTAATGATGATGGAAGGCATTTCATGGATAGCCATTTGGTAAGCTTCAGCTCCATCGGTAGCCTCGAATATTTCGAAGATATCTGCTAATAACCATCGCAAGTAATCCCGCATTTCCTTGCTGTCTTCCACGATTAAAATTTTTTTGCCTTTCAGCTTTACAAATTTTTCGGCAGGAAGTTGTTGCCAGCTATTCGATGAGAGCATGTTGTTTATTTCGCCGGTTTCATTGGTAGCTTGCCCGGGAATTTCATGGGCAACCGGTAACAGTATCTCGAAGACGGAGCCTTTCCCTACTTGGCTGGAAACCTTGATGCTGGCATGGTTGGCCTCCAAGAAATCATGGACGATCACCAGTCCTAAACCGGTGCCTTTTTCTCCCGCTGTACCACTCTGTAAATCTGATTTATTAATATCAAACAGACTGTCCAGTTGCTTTTGATGCATTCCTACACCTTCGTCTTCTATGATTAGCAAAACTTTCCCTTGATCTCGTTGTTGGGAAGTAATGGTAACGGTGCTGTTGTGTTGGCTAAACTTGATGCTGTTCGATAATAAATTCCGGATCACGACCGCCATCATTTGATAATCGGCAGTTATCCACAATTGATCTTCGAGTTTAAGCTTAAACTGGATATTTTTTTCTTGCGCTTGTTGCAGCAACAGTTCCACACTCTCATGGATCAATTGATCCAGGTTGCAGGCTACCGGCACAAACTGGATTTGGCGAGATTGTGACATGGACCAGCTCAGCAGGTTGACAAGTAGATCAAATACTTTGGACGAGGCGCTATACATGTTTTCAACATAATCGCGCAGGGTTTGCATATCTACTTTGCCAAGTTGGGACTTCATAAAGGAAGATAATTCCCTTAAGGCGGCCACCGGGTTTTTAAGATCGTGCGCCAGTATCGAGAAGAAATAATCCTTGCTGGCATTGGATTTTTCCAATAATGAAACCGCCTGCTCCAACTCAATATTCTGATTGGAAATCTGTTGTTGTTGTAGTAAAATTTTATCTGTTTGCCTTACGATTTCGTCATACGATGATTCTAGCTCTTCTTTTTGTAACCGGACTTTATCATGTTGTTCTACCAATGAATTATGGGCAGCCTGCAATTGTGCGGTTTGTTTCTTTACTTCTTGTTTCAACAAGCGGTTTCTTTTCTTAACCGAGTTGACCCTCCAGTAAAAAATAGCAACCGTAATGATGATTGCAAGAATGGCCATCATAAATTTCCACCACCAAGTTTGCCACCAATATGGAAGGATTTGTATGTAAAGAGAATGTATGGTAGGTTGCCATTCCCCGTAAATATCACTGTATCTTACCTGCAATTTATAAATACCGGGTTGCAAATGGGAGAAAGATATTTTTCTTTCATCCACATCATCAATCCAATCTTCGTAGCCGTTCAAGCGGTAACTGTACTTGATCTTTTGCGGGGCATATTGGTTGATAGCCGTGAAACCGATGGAAAAGAATGATTGCTTCTGTGTTAATGTAATGGTATCCGTAGTATTCAAGGACCTTTTTAAGATCGAGTTGGGACTTCCGGGGGATTGCGTTTCGCCTAAGATACTGAGTTCAGTAAAATAAAATCTTGATGGCATTTCCACGCTTTTTAATGCCAGCGGGTTAAATGAACTGAAGCCCTTGGGGCCGCCGAAATACAAGGTGCCGTTAGCACTTTTCAAAACTGCCTTTTGAAAATATGTTTTTTCGTATAACCCATCATCCTTATCAAACCTAACAGTTTTGTAATTGTTGGGATGGATACTGATCAAGCCATCGTTAGTTCCCAACCATAAATTTCCCTGGGCATCGCATATGATGGACTTCATCGAAGTGGGCAAGGCCAGCCTTTGATTAAAATGTTCAAACTTTTGCAGCTCCTCATTGAAACAATCTAAACCCTGTTCGGTAATTACCCAAATCCGGCCGGAGTTGTCTTCCGTAACCATGTTTACGGAGTTGCTATTAATGCTGGTGCTGTCTTCCGAATGGCTATAATGTTGCAATTGAGCGCCATCATAAAGAAATAAGCCGCTATAGGTACTGATCCATACCCGGCCTTTCCTGTCTTTATACAAATGGTTCACCCAGGCAGGTTCTTGTAAATTGAATGGATACTTATGATTGTTTTTATAATGGGTAAATTGGCGGCTCAAACGGTTATATATCGTTAACC includes the following:
- a CDS encoding glycoside hydrolase family 26 protein — protein: MNVNILIVAAVLSFGACSKSDDKTTTNPPVEDTVKTGFKTLDYLYSISGKKTLAGIHNREPNSTPARWTNEIQKTTGKYPALWSGDFLFQQDNIDNRQLMINEAIAQWEKGAVVNIMWHACNPANSEPCGWDDGSGVLSELTNEQWNDLITDGTELNKRWKARVDEICVYLQQLKDAGVEVLWRPMHEMNQGKFWWAGRTGANGTRKLWQIMHDYMTKTKGLDNLIWVWDIQDFGSLASDAVDYYPGDDYFDIAALDVYDGSGYTQAKYEVMVKAAKGKPIAIGECDRLPTANELKTQSRWTFFMSWSELTYDKNSNTELQALYSANNIITLDQMPGWK
- a CDS encoding DUF5060 domain-containing protein; this encodes MRSRFGCMLLLALIGLYFQSDAQIKFNKIHQETQHIKQYQLAEWVVDFTADFTNPYDQQQVQLNMLLTDPRGLPLYLPCFFDPLDQGGTWKARFTPQSSGTYHYQFQVVNGKEALSSADATFSVTAGNGKGFIHSHDLWTFQYDDGSLFRGVGENIAWESRSFEDDKWTYDYLLPKLAENGGNFFRTWMCYWNLPLEWKKVRSTKRYQNSESYFNEGGIRRMDQLVRMCDSLHLHFMLAMDWHGHLMDKGGWKNSNYNIANGGPAKTPSDFFTMQKAQEQYKNRLRYIVARWGYSPSIAVWEFFNEVDNAVFTQQDSLLIKPVDVTQWHQEMSRYLKDIDPYKHLVSTSISHRDILGMNSIAYIDFNQKHIYKHTEKIPAIYPAYIQTFGKPYVVGEFGYRWEDQDPKYATEAVFDYKRGLWYGLFSPTPILPMSWWWELFDNQNMMPYLKGVRMISERMLQAGKGQFEPLTVDAWNVQAFGMRCGDEYYVYLLNNTAQHQDLRIKVDLPKKTQLVLFSTKDHSFTKSSFEQSAGGVISLPQHTIRGKEEALLIFSPAR
- a CDS encoding hybrid sensor histidine kinase/response regulator transcription factor produces the protein MCCFIYVKGQRRNYNFYNYSTDNGLLTNDYQKIFYDSKGYVWLASFDGLFRWDGYSVKKYAQREGDSLSLDNNIVYAIYEDSQHHLWVGTIDGLNLYDPSLDVFKRIPLTPDHPKIPVNDILEDSLHQLWLGTSNGLCLFDTDSYQTEWFHSPENESILFCLTEGADNTLWAGTFNHGVLQFNTKRRTFKSFKNSPGKNTSLSSNKIQCILIDRQNRIWIGTEDRGLTVMDRDGKKLASYDNISGVQPFTHSNVRSLYEDKEGNIWIGIGREVLCMVKPGTLQPEPLKIRAQNNGREEVAYVTSITEDDFGNTWFATAGNGLFTTNHNKNVFQNWLTRQTAVKGLNSTVTTSFYEDASHNIWIGTAGSGILHFNPGATLPGFQLQPQLASLAVNDVKGDPDGHIWIATWADGLKELDPKTGKLTSYMYDNANQNSLVNNDVKALLVDDSLIWIGTHGEGLTIYNRLSRQFTHYKNNHKYPFNLQEPAWVNHLYKDRKGRVWISTYSGLFLYDGAQLQHYSHSEDSTSINSNSVNMVTEDNSGRIWVITEQGLDCFNEELQKFEHFNQRLALPTSMKSIICDAQGNLWLGTNDGLISIHPNNYKTVRFDKDDGLYEKTYFQKAVLKSANGTLYFGGPKGFSSFNPLALKSVEMPSRFYFTELSILGETQSPGSPNSILKRSLNTTDTITLTQKQSFFSIGFTAINQYAPQKIKYSYRLNGYEDWIDDVDERKISFSHLQPGIYKLQVRYSDIYGEWQPTIHSLYIQILPYWWQTWWWKFMMAILAIIITVAIFYWRVNSVKKRNRLLKQEVKKQTAQLQAAHNSLVEQHDKVRLQKEELESSYDEIVRQTDKILLQQQQISNQNIELEQAVSLLEKSNASKDYFFSILAHDLKNPVAALRELSSFMKSQLGKVDMQTLRDYVENMYSASSKVFDLLVNLLSWSMSQSRQIQFVPVACNLDQLIHESVELLLQQAQEKNIQFKLKLEDQLWITADYQMMAVVIRNLLSNSIKFSQHNSTVTITSQQRDQGKVLLIIEDEGVGMHQKQLDSLFDINKSDLQSGTAGEKGTGLGLVIVHDFLEANHASIKVSSQVGKGSVFEILLPVAHEIPGQATNETGEINNMLSSNSWQQLPAEKFVKLKGKKILIVEDSKEMRDYLRWLLADIFEIFEATDGAEAYQMAIHEMPSIIITDLLMPNTDGLTFCKQLKAQKATSHIPVIILTSQSDATIQANSYEAGAEAFLVKPVQQEILTQLLLNILQKQDSLYKGIREQIFQDQEHSLAGKELLSEVDQQFLDELIRYIESQVSNPELDAKQVCKAMFISRTLLYNKVKSLTGQTVHEFIKAIRLRKSVQLLLDGNMSISQIALEVGFNSHSYFDKCFIKQFGMGPKEFVNSKKTIK